One window of the Alphaproteobacteria bacterium genome contains the following:
- a CDS encoding cytochrome c family protein: MGGESYKIWGSVLVALTVALAIGIVINEATHTDHLETNAYKVDVLEGAAPTTAAPEAPSIEPVGPLLASADLTAGEKGFKRCATCHTFDKGGANKVGPNLYGVVGGNKGRASGFAYSDALKTMAGTWSYEELNAFLTKPKDFLAGTKMTFAGIKKPQDRADIIAFLRQYADTPFPLPAQ, from the coding sequence ATGGGTGGCGAGTCTTACAAGATTTGGGGATCGGTCCTCGTGGCGCTGACAGTGGCGCTCGCGATCGGCATCGTGATTAACGAAGCAACACACACCGATCATCTCGAAACCAACGCCTACAAGGTCGACGTGCTCGAAGGCGCGGCCCCGACAACGGCAGCACCCGAAGCACCGTCGATCGAGCCGGTCGGCCCGTTGCTGGCCTCCGCGGATCTCACGGCGGGCGAGAAGGGTTTCAAGCGATGCGCCACCTGCCACACCTTCGACAAGGGCGGCGCCAACAAGGTTGGCCCCAATCTCTACGGCGTCGTTGGCGGCAACAAGGGCAGGGCCTCGGGCTTCGCATATTCCGATGCACTCAAGACCATGGCCGGCACCTGGTCCTATGAAGAGTTGAACGCATTCCTGACAAAGCCCAAGGATTTCCTGGCCGGCACCAAGATGACCTTCGCCGGCATCAAGAAGCCGCAGGATCGCGCAGACATCATCGCCTTCCTTCGGCAGTATGCGGACACGCCGTTCCCGCTGCCGGCCCAGTAG
- the hisN gene encoding histidinol-phosphatase → MRRFAYAESDSVSELIDPELENFAHALADAAGAAALRYFRAGVDVEIKADASPVTQADREAETAMRALINQTYPEHGIMGEEHGSERLDADLVWVLDPIDGTRAFVNGIPLFATLIALVRGGEPILGLNAYPALAERWLGVQGKPTRHWYGAKESGVVRTRSCASIDDAHLCTTSPDMFGTEDAARYTKLKNAVRDTRFGTDAWAYAMVASGHTDMAAEAGMQPYDYLSHAVVVAGAGGTITDWDGRPLRMDSPGSVLAAGDAQRHTEALALLTSI, encoded by the coding sequence ATGCGCCGCTTTGCATATGCGGAGAGTGACAGCGTGTCCGAACTGATCGATCCGGAACTCGAAAATTTTGCCCACGCGCTGGCCGACGCAGCCGGCGCCGCGGCTTTGCGCTATTTCCGCGCCGGTGTCGATGTCGAGATCAAGGCGGATGCGAGCCCCGTGACCCAGGCCGACCGTGAAGCCGAAACGGCGATGCGCGCCCTGATCAACCAGACCTATCCCGAACACGGCATCATGGGCGAGGAACATGGCAGCGAACGGCTCGATGCCGATCTTGTGTGGGTCCTGGACCCGATCGACGGCACCCGCGCCTTCGTCAACGGCATTCCCCTGTTCGCGACCCTGATTGCGCTGGTGCGCGGCGGTGAACCCATCCTGGGTCTGAACGCCTACCCGGCGCTGGCTGAGCGCTGGCTGGGAGTTCAGGGAAAGCCGACCCGCCACTGGTACGGCGCCAAGGAGAGCGGCGTGGTCCGGACGCGATCATGTGCCTCGATTGACGACGCACATCTGTGCACGACGTCACCCGACATGTTCGGCACCGAAGACGCCGCCCGTTACACGAAACTGAAGAACGCCGTGCGCGACACGCGCTTCGGCACCGACGCCTGGGCCTACGCCATGGTCGCATCGGGGCATACGGACATGGCGGCAGAAGCCGGCATGCAGCCCTATGACTATCTCTCACACGCCGTCGTCGTCGCGGGTGCCGGCGGCACCATCACCGACTGGGACGGCCGACCGCTACGGATGGATTCGCCCGGCTCGGTGCTCGCGGCCGGCGACGCCCAACGCCACACCGAGGCGCTGGCATTGCTAACGTCCATCTGA
- a CDS encoding extracellular solute-binding protein translates to MLRNHFIAAVAGIGLAATALTSAHALEGTNGPAHALAMHGKPKFGPDFTHFDYANPDAPKGGSRVSDATGTFDSLNPFILQGTPAGVSLIYDTLMVQSVDEAFTLYCLLCETVETPDDRSWVEFTLREDARWHDGVPVSVDDVIFSFHALRDQGRPFYRFYYGSVADVAQTGPRKVRFTFGGDLNPELPLIIGDLTILPKHYWETRDFSKTTLEPPLGSGAYRIADVKPGRSLTFERVPDYWAADHPTQVGFNNIDSIRIDYFRDRGIAREAFKGGNTDIWIENSAKEWATAFDVPAVRDGRIIKEEFAHDRPAGMQGFVFNIRKPIFKDSRVRQALTLAWDFEWYNKNLAYNAYARTDSYFDNSELGSRGLLSDADAEEREILERFRGQLPDALYTQVYTTPTTDGSGARGIRNNLRAARKLLEDAGWVIRDGILVNAQTGTPFSFEILLVQPTFERMALPFARNLERLGIAAKVRVVDSAQYQNRTDARDYDMIIGSWGQSLSPGNEQRDFWSTRAAEAAGSRNLIGIEDPVIDELIELVISAPSHASLVQRTRALDRALLWGNYVIPHFHLPVDRIAFWDKFGRPEKIPMLGEATNISAWWVDPAREAALGTGRRSPDGQ, encoded by the coding sequence ATGCTCCGCAATCATTTCATCGCGGCCGTCGCCGGTATCGGTCTCGCCGCAACGGCGCTCACCAGCGCACACGCGCTCGAAGGCACCAACGGTCCGGCCCACGCCCTGGCCATGCACGGCAAGCCCAAATTCGGCCCCGACTTCACCCATTTCGACTATGCCAATCCGGACGCCCCCAAGGGCGGATCGCGGGTCTCCGATGCAACCGGCACATTCGACAGCCTCAACCCCTTTATCCTGCAAGGCACCCCAGCGGGCGTCAGTCTGATCTATGACACACTGATGGTGCAGTCCGTCGATGAGGCGTTCACGCTCTATTGCCTGTTGTGCGAAACGGTCGAGACACCGGACGACCGCTCCTGGGTCGAGTTCACCCTGCGCGAGGATGCACGCTGGCACGACGGTGTGCCGGTCAGCGTCGACGACGTGATTTTCTCGTTCCATGCATTGCGTGATCAGGGCCGGCCCTTTTATCGCTTCTACTATGGCAGCGTCGCCGACGTGGCCCAGACGGGACCGCGCAAGGTGCGGTTCACGTTCGGCGGCGATTTGAACCCCGAGTTGCCGCTGATCATCGGCGACCTGACGATTCTCCCGAAACATTACTGGGAGACGCGCGACTTTTCGAAAACCACTCTCGAACCGCCTCTCGGCAGCGGCGCCTACCGGATTGCCGACGTCAAACCCGGGCGTTCGCTTACCTTCGAGCGGGTGCCCGATTACTGGGCAGCCGATCACCCGACCCAGGTGGGATTCAACAATATCGACAGCATCCGGATCGACTATTTCCGTGACCGCGGCATCGCGCGTGAGGCCTTCAAGGGCGGCAACACGGATATCTGGATCGAGAATTCCGCCAAGGAATGGGCAACGGCGTTCGACGTGCCCGCAGTCCGCGACGGCCGGATCATCAAGGAGGAGTTTGCCCATGACCGCCCGGCCGGCATGCAGGGTTTCGTCTTCAACATCCGCAAACCGATATTCAAAGACAGCCGCGTTCGTCAGGCCCTGACCCTGGCCTGGGATTTCGAGTGGTACAACAAGAACCTCGCCTATAACGCCTACGCCCGGACCGACAGCTATTTCGACAATTCCGAACTCGGCAGCCGGGGGCTGCTTTCAGATGCCGACGCAGAAGAACGCGAGATTCTGGAGCGCTTCCGCGGCCAGCTTCCCGATGCGCTCTACACGCAGGTCTATACGACGCCGACGACCGACGGATCGGGTGCGCGCGGCATCAGGAATAATCTTCGCGCAGCCCGCAAGCTGCTCGAGGATGCCGGCTGGGTCATCCGCGACGGCATCCTCGTGAACGCCCAGACCGGCACGCCGTTCAGCTTCGAAATCCTGCTGGTGCAGCCGACCTTCGAGCGGATGGCCCTGCCCTTCGCCCGAAATCTCGAACGTCTCGGTATCGCGGCAAAAGTCCGGGTCGTGGACAGCGCCCAGTACCAGAACCGGACCGACGCGCGCGACTACGACATGATTATCGGGTCGTGGGGCCAGTCCCTGTCACCCGGCAACGAGCAGCGGGACTTCTGGAGCACCAGGGCCGCCGAAGCCGCCGGATCGCGCAACCTGATCGGTATCGAGGATCCGGTGATCGACGAACTGATCGAACTGGTGATCTCAGCACCCTCGCACGCGAGCCTGGTTCAACGAACCCGTGCCCTCGACCGCGCATTGCTGTGGGGCAACTATGTGATCCCCCACTTCCACCTGCCCGTCGATCGAATCGCCTTCTGGGACAAGTTCGGCCGGCCCGAGAAAATTCCGATGCTGGGTGAGGCCACCAACATCTCCGCCTGGTGGGTCGATCCCGCCAGGGAGGCCGCCTTGGGAACCGGCAGGCGTTCGCCGGACGGCCAGTAG
- a CDS encoding 3-deoxy-manno-octulosonate cytidylyltransferase, which yields MEIRTLSNPDDSRTPPTNPVVLIPARMASTRLPGKPLADICGLPMIVQCLRRAEEAAVGPVVIACAEAEIADAVVAAGGRAVLTAPDLASGSDRIQAALAELDPDGTYDAVVNLQGDLPTLDPAIVRATVAVLDDPDVDIATAVCAIAEEAERDNPNVVKAVLAGDGAAGSGRALYFSRATVPTGPGDHFHHIGLYAYRRAALERFVTLPASPLEQREKLEQLRALEAGMRIDAARVDTVPLGVDTPTDLERARALLA from the coding sequence ATGGAGATCCGAACCCTGTCAAATCCCGACGATTCCCGCACCCCGCCGACAAACCCCGTGGTTCTGATTCCCGCCCGCATGGCGTCTACCCGTCTGCCGGGCAAACCGCTGGCCGATATCTGCGGTCTTCCCATGATCGTGCAATGCCTGCGTCGCGCCGAGGAAGCCGCGGTCGGGCCCGTAGTGATCGCCTGTGCCGAGGCGGAGATCGCCGACGCCGTCGTGGCCGCGGGGGGGCGCGCGGTGTTAACGGCGCCGGACCTGGCGTCGGGCTCGGACCGGATTCAGGCCGCCCTGGCGGAACTCGATCCGGACGGTACCTATGACGCGGTGGTGAACTTGCAAGGCGATCTGCCGACCCTCGACCCGGCCATCGTGCGGGCCACGGTTGCGGTGCTCGACGATCCGGACGTGGATATCGCCACGGCGGTGTGTGCCATCGCGGAAGAGGCCGAGCGTGACAACCCGAATGTCGTGAAGGCGGTGCTGGCGGGCGACGGGGCGGCCGGGTCCGGCCGGGCGCTCTATTTCAGCCGCGCCACGGTGCCGACCGGCCCGGGGGACCATTTCCACCATATCGGGCTGTACGCCTATCGCCGTGCCGCGCTGGAGAGGTTTGTCACGTTGCCGGCCAGCCCACTGGAGCAGCGCGAGAAGCTGGAGCAGTTGCGCGCACTGGAGGCCGGCATGCGGATCGATGCGGCACGCGTTGACACTGTTCCGCTCGGTGTCGATACTCCCACCGATCTTGAACGCGCGCGGGCATTGCTGGCATAG
- a CDS encoding ACT domain-containing protein, translated as MAHDVRIAISCPDRTGLLSALTGRLFDLGADMGDASFAVLGAAAEFAAVARLPDGIEAGNVRDALTALPELDGAEISVSAFALGVTHGESAHVTHRVEVRGTDRPGLVARLTEAFADYGANIVRMDCERISGGRAEDYVIRIEAWIPDDRAETCLAAVDNTAQSLGLSATAEKV; from the coding sequence ATGGCGCATGACGTTCGTATCGCGATTTCCTGTCCCGACCGCACCGGCCTGCTTTCGGCGCTGACCGGACGGCTGTTCGATCTGGGCGCCGATATGGGCGACGCCAGTTTTGCCGTGTTGGGCGCGGCCGCCGAGTTTGCCGCCGTCGCCCGCCTGCCGGACGGGATCGAAGCCGGCAACGTCCGCGACGCGCTGACCGCGCTGCCCGAACTCGACGGCGCCGAAATCTCCGTCAGCGCCTTCGCACTCGGCGTTACCCACGGGGAAAGCGCCCATGTGACCCATCGGGTCGAGGTGCGCGGTACCGACCGGCCGGGCCTGGTCGCCCGCCTGACGGAAGCCTTCGCGGACTACGGCGCGAATATCGTGCGGATGGACTGCGAACGCATATCGGGCGGCCGCGCCGAGGATTACGTGATTCGCATCGAAGCCTGGATTCCCGACGACCGCGCCGAGACCTGCCTGGCCGCCGTGGACAACACCGCGCAGTCGCTCGGCCTGTCGGCCACCGCCGAGAAGGTCTAG